CTCGCTGAGGGCCTCGCGGATCTCGAAGTCGACCTGACCGCTGAACAGCGAGAGCAGTCCACCGGCCGGACCCGGCTCACCGGAGGGCACGCTGACCGGGGCGGGCATGTCGGCCCTGGCCTTGCCGATGTTCTCCGCCTGCTGTTCCGCAGCCGCCCGCATCGTCTCCGCGCTGCTGCGCGCCGCCAGGGCCCACTCGCCCAACGGGCCCAGCCCGGCCCTGGTGTTCTCGGCGGCCTGACCGCGCCAGCGCGTGTGCGACTTACTCAGCGCGCGTTGCACATCGCCGCTGATCACGGTCAAGGTGCGTGCCACCTCGAGCCATCGATCCGCCGACGCCTCCGATGCCGCCGGACCCGGCCCCGAATTGATCTTCTCGTACAGCTCTCTGTGCGTGTAGCCGTTCCAGCGGTGTCCGCCGCTCATGCTTTCAGCTCACCCCCGACGTGAGTTGTTCAGCAGCCGTTTGCTTCCAGGAGATTCGTGTTGTCGTCCTCGATGAGGCGGTATTGCTGTTCGGCCTCTTCCAACGATCCGGCTGCCGACTGAAGTTGATCGCGGTAGTCACAGAGAGCGTTGAATGCGGCTTCGCTGCCACCGAAGGACATTTCGTTGAACTGCTCGGCGGCCGCCGCACTGACGGGGTCGCCTGCCCACGGCACGATGCGCAGGTCGTTGAAAGCACCTTCGATCTGCGGGCCGAGTTGATCGAGCGCGACCTGCAGTGAGCGGGTGATCTCCGGAATCGCCTCCGGTTCCACATAGAGCTGGTCGTCGCCGACGGCGCCGCCTGGTTCGGGCAGCGTCGACTCGGAGCCGGAAATGGGAGTGGATGGCATCTGTCCTCCAGCGGCGTCGATCGACTCACCTTAGCCCGAAATCATGACACTGTGGAGTGGTCCGCATTCATAGCGTGGTAGCACACGGTAAACCTTGACGCTGCCAGCGGATATGTCTCATTTCGCGGCAATCAAAGACTCCATCGAGACCTCTGCGATTCGTTGTGCACCCGCGCAGAGTTGATCCTGCGGCAACGGAGGCTCCGAACCATCGTCGCGATAAAGCACATCGAGGAACTGTCCCTCGGCTACATCGACTTCAACGTTGCACACCGTGTCCACCATTGGCGTTCGAACCACCAATGCGGGGAAATCCACCACCTGTACGTGTTCGACGTCGACCTGTGCGGTGTCGTCGGTCCAGACCCCGACGCCCTCGATGGTGACCAGGGCGATGCGGGTGCCGATCCGACTCGCGCTGTTGCGAAGACTGCAGGTGGCGGCATCGCCGAAACCATCCTCCACTCCGGACTGCGGCGGCCGGTCGAACCCCAACTGGATTCGTTGCGCCTCGGTCAGGATCGTGCACGGGTCGACATCGGTCAGATCGACCTCGTGCGGACGCGGCGCCACCGATGGCGTCGTGGTGCTGGGCAACGGCGCGGACAGATGCGGCGGTTCGGTATGGGCCGCATGGCCGTCGACCTCGCTGGTACAGGCGGCCAGCGTGGCCAACAC
This Actinoalloteichus hymeniacidonis DNA region includes the following protein-coding sequences:
- a CDS encoding DUF3558 domain-containing protein, with protein sequence MSERRLTVLTRCGVGVAVLATLAACTSEVDGHAAHTEPPHLSAPLPSTTTPSVAPRPHEVDLTDVDPCTILTEAQRIQLGFDRPPQSGVEDGFGDAATCSLRNSASRIGTRIALVTIEGVGVWTDDTAQVDVEHVQVVDFPALVVRTPMVDTVCNVEVDVAEGQFLDVLYRDDGSEPPLPQDQLCAGAQRIAEVSMESLIAAK